From a region of the Oncorhynchus mykiss isolate Arlee chromosome 32, USDA_OmykA_1.1, whole genome shotgun sequence genome:
- the LOC110487895 gene encoding SLIT-ROBO Rho GTPase-activating protein 1-like isoform X1, whose translation MCVFQVNEVSAESQVRNEIETRFQQLQSRLSTETMETEEVTKTLKATLAALLDSMCDSDSNPTPVLPFSLSHDSMGAASASKLALAKRRANQQETETFYFMKVKEYLTGSSLISKLQAKHDLLQEAIHYPSFAISLSLPPSPPRSLHLSVCFPAEAVDSDPSR comes from the exons atgtgtgtgttccaggtgaaCGAGGTGAGTGCGGAGAGCCAGGTGAGGAATGAGATAGAGACCAGGTTTCAACAGCTCCAGTCCCGCCTCTCCACCGAAACCATGGAAACAGAGGAG GTCACCAAGACACTCAAAGCTACCCTCGCCGCGCTATTGGACAGTATGTGTGACAGTGACAGTAATCCCACCCCTGTCCTGCCATTCAGCCTATCACACGACTCCATGGGAGCCGCCTCCGCCTCCAAACTAGCCCTTGCCAAGCGGAGAGCCAATCAGCAGGAGACAGAGACATTCTACTTTATG AAAGTGAAGGAGTATCTGACTGGAAGCTCCCTGATCTCCAAACTACAGGCTAAACATGACCTGCTGCAGGAGGCCATACATTATCCCTcttttgctatctctctctccctgcccccctcACCCCCGCGGTCTCTTCATCTATCCGTCTGTTTTCCAGCTGAGGCCGTTGATAGCGACCCCTCCAGGTAA
- the LOC110487895 gene encoding SLIT-ROBO Rho GTPase-activating protein 3-like isoform X2, with protein METEEVTKTLKATLAALLDSMCDSDSNPTPVLPFSLSHDSMGAASASKLALAKRRANQQETETFYFMKVKEYLTGSSLISKLQAKHDLLQEAIHYPSFAISLSLPPSPPRSLHLSVCFPAEAVDSDPSR; from the exons ATGGAAACAGAGGAG GTCACCAAGACACTCAAAGCTACCCTCGCCGCGCTATTGGACAGTATGTGTGACAGTGACAGTAATCCCACCCCTGTCCTGCCATTCAGCCTATCACACGACTCCATGGGAGCCGCCTCCGCCTCCAAACTAGCCCTTGCCAAGCGGAGAGCCAATCAGCAGGAGACAGAGACATTCTACTTTATG AAAGTGAAGGAGTATCTGACTGGAAGCTCCCTGATCTCCAAACTACAGGCTAAACATGACCTGCTGCAGGAGGCCATACATTATCCCTcttttgctatctctctctccctgcccccctcACCCCCGCGGTCTCTTCATCTATCCGTCTGTTTTCCAGCTGAGGCCGTTGATAGCGACCCCTCCAGGTAA